Below is a genomic region from Neovison vison isolate M4711 chromosome 9, ASM_NN_V1, whole genome shotgun sequence.
cccgccgagcaaggagcccgatgtgggactcgatcccaggacgctgggatcatgacctgagccgaaggcagctgcttaaccaactgagccacccaggcatcccagttttgttttgttttaagattgatttatttgaggggtgcctgggtggctcagtgggttgagcctctgctttcggttcagatcatgattccagggtcctgggattgagccctgcatcgggctctctgctcagcgggaagcctgcttccctctctgtctctgcctgcctctctgcctacttgtgatctctgtctgtcaaataaataaataaaatctttaaaaaaaaaaaaaaaagaatatcactgTGGAttcaccagtttttaaaaaatcaacatgctgtcatcttaaagatttttcttttaggattttatttatttgattgtgtTAGAGCATgagtaagagggagagggagaagcagactccctgaggagcaaggagcccgacacggggctccatcccaggaccccaggatcatgacctgagccgaaggcagaggcttcaatgaCTCAGCCCCCCAAGCACCCCATGAAGATTTTTTATTGTGGGAAAATACACTTAGTATTTACTGTTTTAACCTCATGTAAGAGTCTAATTCTGTGGCTGTCATTTTTACAAACTACCCGGATTCAGTCAGTGGGAACCCCTCCATGGtggcttctgtgtccttctgACCTGCCCAGGACATTTAATTTGGAGACTTCTCCGTTACAATGTCCGGGTCTGCGCTGTGTCTCCCTGCCCCACATCTGGATTCGGCTGTtttccaaggagccctggttcccCCGGGCGGAGTGGAGTCCCGTCTGCACTCCGGGTGGGCTCCCTTGGCTCTCTCAGGGGGCAGAGCCAGGAAACGCCTGTCCACACTCCCGCCAGGACCCCACTGCCGTCCCAGGGCCCCCTCCCTGTCCGTCCCCCTGCAGGTCTGTGTTTCCTTGGAACAGATGGCTGAAACATTGCTGGGAAGGACTGGCAGCCAGGGGCCTCAGGAGAAGAGCGTTGCCGCTGCGTGCATGAGGCCCGGGCCGGCAGCTCCGGGGACTGCGGGgccccagggaagggaagggcgTGAGAAGCACACCCCAGAACCGTGGGCCCTCCAGGGGCTGCTCCGTGGATGCAGGGCTTCAGGGTGGCAGGGAGGTTTGCTCAGGGCCCAGATGTAGCTTCTGGGCCAGTTAAGGTTGGTGACTATGAGCTTCTGGTCTCATTGACTTAAAAACATGGCTGTGAAGTCACAGGAGGAAATCCAAACGTGCCTGAGGACGTCCTCTTGGCTTTTCGCAGAAGGCTCGGAGCAGACCCCGACGGACATGTACTGACAGCGGGCTCGGCTTGCTCCGTCGCTGGTCTTGGGCTACAGCGGCTGTGACTTAACCACACTGGGCCTATAAAACGGCAGGAGCATGTTCGCTCACCGTCTGGTGGCCTGAGGTGCCCGATCAAGGAGTGGGCAGGGCTGATTCCCTCTGAGGCTGTGGGCGAGGGTCTGGACCACGCTCTCCCAGCTGCCGGTGGTTTCCTGGCTTTGTCTACCGCCCTAATCTCTGCCTCCGCCCTCACACGGCAGCACCCCCCCCATGTGTGTCTGCACCCAAATctcccttttataaggacacagtCTGATTGGGGTAGGGCCCTCCTGACGACCTCATTCCAACATGAAGACTCCTGTAAAGGCTCTGTGTCCCAacatcacattctgaggtgctgggggcTAGGACTTCCACCATGAAGGCCGGGGCCACAATTCAGCTGCAACGCCACCCAGCCTGAGAGCAGAGAGgtcccttcctctgtcctcccctgTGGCCCCACCAGGACTCTCCCACAGATGGGTGGGGAGCTTGCCACCCAGGGGATGGCATGGatctgtttatttaattttattattttttaagattttatttatttatttaacagagatcacaggtaggcagagaggcaggcagagagaggggaggaggcaggctccccgcggagcagagagcctgatgtcgggctcgatcccaggaccctgggatcatgacctgagccgaaggcagaggctcaacccactgagccacccaggcgccccgcttggATTTGTTTATATGTTCCAAGTGCATTTACAGGGACACTTAATGGGCTGATTCCCAGGGGGCTGAGCCGTCTGGACAGTTTTCCAGCCAACCGCAGCCCGAGCAACGCGTGCTCACACCCTCACTCCGCACACCTGCCCACTGCAGCCCCGAACCCAGGCTTGTCCTACTTTGTCTCTTGAAATAAGTGTGAAGTGAGATGCACTCCCACACATCCTGTGTTGGTAGATCTTTTCTCTGGACCACCTGGTCACTGGTCCGTTTCACGACTGTTTCTACAAATGTCTAAGGGTATTTTTATACACACAGAAATACCCACGGGAAGGCTGGTGAGCACCTGTGGCCGTGGAGGGTCTTGTGCCCTTCCCAGGGGCTGTGGCGCGTGCCCCCGGGAAGCTGATGAGCAGGCCGACAGCAGAAACACGGGAGCCCTGGAAGGGAGCCAGTGCCCAGCTCATCTGCAGGGTCGGCACCAGGCTGCTTCTGGGAGCCCTGAACCCACGCGGGGTCCTGGAGAGGCCCTGGGGGAGGAGTCAAAGGGGCGGGCAGATCCCCAGCTCCGCCACCTGGGGGCGGAGCCTTCGCAGGCCCCTCCCTCGGGACACGCCCCCCCGCATCGGTGGTGGGGGAGGCCTGACTGGGGCATAGCAGGTTCGGGGTGTGCGCACACAGCGTGTCCTCGTGGGTTCCTTCCAGCCAACGGCAAAGGCAGTCGGGAGGTTGTGGCTTCTAAACCTCCTGGTGCTTCTGTTGAAAAGTTAAGAAAGGGAAGagctggggcgccggggtggctcagtcgcttgggtgtctgcctttggctccagtcgtggccccagggtcctgggattgagccccgggtagggctccctgctcagtggggagcctgcttctccctctccctctgctgctcccctggcttgtgctcgcgctctgtcaaataaataaaatcttgaagaagaaggaaggaggaggagaacggggagggggaggaaagccTGCCTGGAACCCCACTGGGAGGGCAGTAGGTGTGGGGTGGGCTGACCTGGGATGCCTGAGCAGGCCCGCAGCGCTCCTGGAATGTGGGCtggcctggggggcggggctcTGCCAGACCCAACCCAGCGATGGGAGGGGCGTCCCTTTCCGGGAGGTAGGCaaactgggaaactgaggctggggcccggctgttcatttatttctccgACGCGCTCCCCATCTTTCTGGAGGGAAGCCCGGCAGACAACAGGACGGCTGCGGAGTTCACGGCAGGAGTGAGTCTGATCCGGAGCGCCCTCCTCCCAGACTGGcaccttctctccctgcctccgaGGCCGTGGCCTCCGCCTCCATCCCACACAACCCTGCGCACTTGGCACCCCCGTCACACCCTCATGCTTGGACGCGAGCACCAACCGCGGCATGGGTGACTCGTCAGGGCGGGCCCTGGACGGGGCAGGGCGGGGCACCCCGGGAGTCTTAAAGGACTCTccaggcccccacccctgccccgctgTCGCCGGCGCcgctgctgcccctgctgctgctgctcccagcCATGGCGGAGACTGCCAAGCTCCAGCTGTTTGTCAAGGTGCCCCTGGGCCGGGAGGGCGGCCTCTGGGATGAGTGTGCTCTGCAGGGGGGCTCTGCTTtctggggcaggcagagggtcTGCACCCTCTCCCTGGGAGTGGGCTCACGTAGCTCTACGGAGACTTAGAAAGAGGGACCAGGATGGGGGGAGAGCCCAGTGAGCTGTCCCCAAGGGCATCGGGGCACCAACTCCCAGCATTAGCTCCTGGACCCAGCCCAACCCTTCTGGAGAAAAAGCCCCTCCGTGGGGAGGCAACAATCAGGCCGCTGGAGGCCAGTGCAGCGGGAGGGGTCCGGGCCAGTTGACCCCAGATGCTCACCTCACAGCCCAGATCTGTGGATCCCTGTATGGGAACTGCCAGAACCTGGCCTCCTCCCCACCGTCGGGGTAGGGGACAGGCCTACCGGCCTGCAGCCAGTATCCAATTTGGCAGGTGAATCACTTGGAAAACAGCTCACTcggcccaccccacccctgtgACCCGCCTGCAGGGCCCAAGCCCCAGGTGCTGAAGATAAGGGTGGAGGGGCCGAGCTCCAGAGCTTGGGTCCCACCCCCGGGTCCCCGTGCCCCGTGCCACCTCCCAGGGACCCAGTCAAGGGCTCTCAGCCACCACTTATCCAGGCTGTGCCCGGCCAAGCCGGAGCCCCAACCATTTCAGGCTCTTGACGGTGGGAGGCAGCGCCCTCTCCGGCGCAATTCTTAGGTTTGCTCTCTGCCCTGCTCCTCTACTGCCCGCACCCCAGGCCAGCGAGGACGGCGAGAGCGTGGGACCCTGCCCTTCTTGCCAGCGGCTCTTCATGCTCCTGCTTCTCAAGGGCGTGCCCTTCACTCTGACCACCGTGGACACTCGCAGGTGAGCCCCCGCCTCCACGGGGGCcgctccctggtctctggccctcCTGACCACccgcttctcccactgcctcatGTCCACAGGTCCCTGGATGTGCTTAAGGACTTTGCCCCTGGCTCGCAGCTGCCCATTCTTCTCTACGACGGCGACGCCAAAACAGACACACTGCAGATCGAGGAGTTTCTGGAGGAGACGCTGGGGCCCCCTGAGTGAGGGCTCTGGGCCTTGGGGCGGTATGGGGTCCCCCAAGGAGGAGCCCAGGAAGAACGCTGCGGGTCTTGCAGCCCGAGGGTCTGACCAGAGGTCCCCTACTTCCCCACAGATTCCCCAGCCTGGCGCCCCGCTACGGGGAGTCCTCCACGGCGGGCAACGACGTCTTTCACAGGTTCTCGGCCTTCATCAAGAACCCGGTGCCCACGCAGGACGATGGTGAGACGGCTCTGGAGGCCGGGCGAGGGTGGGGGGAGTTGGCCCAGGCCCGGGCCTcactgtgcccccccccccgcccccagccctgtACCAGATGCTGCTGCGAGCGCTCACCAAGCTGGACGGCTACCTGCGCACGCCCCTGGGGCACGAGCGCGCGCGGGAACCCCAGCTCCGCGAGTCGCGCCGCCGCTTCCTGGACGGCGACGAGCTCACGCTGGCTGACTGCAGCCTGCTGCCCAAGCTGCACATCGTGGACGTGAGTGGccgcgcggggcgcggggcgcggggcgcgcgcTCCACAAGGCCCTGACCTCGTTGCGCCCCTCGCCCGCAGACGGTGTGCACGCACTTCCGCGGAGCGCCCATACCAGCCGAGCTGCGCGGCGTCCGCCGCTACCTGGACAGCGCGCGGCAAGTGAAGGAGTTCAAGTACACGTGTCCATCCAGCGCGGAGATCCTTGCGGCCTACCGGATGGCCGTGCGCCCCCGctaacccctcccccccatctcCAGCCACCCTCTCCTACAGCCCCATAAAGGCAGCTGTGCCCCAGGGAACGTGTCCTGACCTCCGAGGGACCAGAGGGCCCTTGATTTCTGCCACTGCCAAACCCCCACCACGACCCCACAGCTCCACCTGATAGCCcagaagggcaggggcagagaacCCAGTGGGTGGTTCTGCCCAGCCCTCCGCTCACCCTATCAGGCGTGGCGGGGGACTGGATTGGGCTCCCAAACCAGTCAGGCCAGGGTGGGGCAGCAGGATGGCCAAGGAGGGTGGGGACCAGGAGCCCAGCCTGGGCACCTAGGGGCTCCAGGCCAGTGGGTGGGACCAGCCCACATTCCTCAGCCCTGCCCCAGGGAgcggcccccctccccacccggaCTTCCACAGGGACCAGTGTGCATGCAGTGTGGGATTCCCGAGGCCGGCCCGtcggcgggtggggggggggtctgggaTAAGTGTGGGCCTGGAGTAGTTGGCAATGGGGTTCCAGCCTTGAGGAGCCCTGCCTTGCCTTCCAGGCCCTTGGCTCCTATGCAGACcaggcaggggcagctgggtgagcCCGGAGCTAGGGACCCCCGCCCCTCCTCCGCCCCAGGGAGTGTGAAGGCCGCTGCAACAGCTTACTGCTGCCGGGCCACGTGCCAGGTCCCAGGTCCCAGGGAGATCTCtgacccctctcccccagccagcCCCCAGGAGCCGGAGTGTGGCCGGTTCCTCCCTGCGAGGAAGCATTTATTGGACAGAGGAGGGGTGTGGGCAGCAGGCGTGCCCGACCCTCCGGCAAGATGCCTCTCAGAGGCTGTCCCCACTTCACAGGCAGATTGCTGGCGGGATCGTGCTCTGCCGCACCCTCAAGGGCTCTCAAAGTCCACACCACCGGCTGGTTTCTTActaggagagaagaggaagtgatGCTGTGGTgttgtgcggggggggggggtgtacaGCAGCACCCCCGGCACCGGAGGGAGGGACAAGTGGCCGAGTGGCTGAGTACCTCTTGAAGCCGGGGTTGATGAGGGACTCTCCTGGACACCGCCTCCTGACCCCGAGTCCAGGGCCGCCTCTCTGAGCATCTACGTCTGAGGGAAACAGGACAGGAGGGGGGTCCTGAGTCCTGTCCAGTTCCAGGGCCACAACCCCTTCTCCACACACATCCTCTGGAGTTGGACTCTTGTTCCGGGGAAGAACACAGCCCCAGCCAAAGTCACGGGTGACAGGCCTTACCTGGTAAGAAGAGCTGAGGCCCCACCACACAAGGGCTCTTTCTGGGGCTGGCAGCTGTCACCTCCGCAGCTGGGGAAGAAAGCCAAGAGTGCAGGCGCGAACGGGGGCGGGGCCCAGTGAAGACTCTGGGCACAGCCCCCCACCGCACCTGCCAGCTGCCTCCTCAAGGTGCACACTTGGTCTGCCAGCCTCAGGGTCAGCGCCTGCAACCTGGAGGCTGCCTCTGGGCCCGGCACCTTGGAGAGGGCAAAATCCAGTGCTGAGGGCCCCCCTGAAAGGGTGAGGGATGCTCGGTCCTCCTGCAGGACGAAAGTCAGAGCTCGCTGCTCGCAGGCTGCCCTAGGAAGGGAGCAGTGCTGAGTGCTGTGTCCAGACCCCCCTGCTCCACACccgcccttcctccctgcccagggGCTCACCTGAACCGGGAAGTGATATCCTCAGCCGCGCTCAGGCCAAAACGGGCTTTCTACAGGGCACAGGGGCTGGTCACCAGCTGCCCAAGACCCTGGAACCGCCCCAAAGCTGTCTGATCCAGAGCCACCCCCGGAGGCTGGGCCGATCTTCGGCCTACAGCTCCAAAGCTCGGGGAAGGGTGTCCAgacccgcctccccccaccccgggggggATCCCAGACCGCCCGCCTCCATCTCATAGGTGGTCCGCACTGCAGTCGGGGGTGCTGGGGGCTTCCGGGCCCTCCCGGGAGCCCCGCTACCCACGAGGGCCGCCAGGCTGTCCGCCGTGAAGCAGGTGCTCCATAGCTCCGCCGCGTCGGTCACACTGCGGGGAGAGCGGCTGTTAGacgggccgcccccccccccagctgtcCGCGCCCCcagcgccccgcgccccgccacTCACTAGAGGTTGAAGGCGCCGGGGTCTccgtcctctccctccccctcgcAAAAGCACACGAAGCGCGGGGGTCCGGGGCCCGGTGGCAGCGTGCAAAGAGGCGGTGACAGCGGCGGCACCATGGCACCACGGCGAGCGGAGGGCCACCCACCGGCCCGCGCGCCTGCAGGCCTGGGGCACCGCGCGGGAGCCCAGTTCCGGAACGGGGGGCGGGGCGCAAGCGGTGCCCACGGGGCCTGCGCGGGGCGGGGCTGACGGCCCTGTCCCCGCCCCGAGCCCCAGAACCGcgcggggccgggggaggggggatgggcgCGGCCGACCGAGTTtagggcgcggggcggggcctgcgAGCCTGGGGCGGGGCTCtccgggaggggcggggcggggtcccCAGGCCCGCGTGGGGGCCTCTGcccgcctccctgcccccccGCAGCTGCGCGCCCGCCGCCCTGCTGAGTCCGGGGTTCCCCGGGTTTGCGCTTCGCCCCGGCGGTGCCAGCGGCCTCCTCCTGCGGTTCACACCGGCCCTCGCCGTCCGCGAGATGTTTCTCACGTCGTCTTCAGATCCGCCAAACCGCACCCCGGCCCGGTGCAAAGGGAATAAACTACGCGACCCGTCCGTTCCCCGCCTTCGCCGGCCCCTCTCTTGTGCCCGGCGTCCTCGGCCTCGGGCACACCTTCACCCGCGGACAAGGTCTCCGGTcgcctggggcttgtgagatttaACGGGACGACAAATAATAAACGTGCAACTCTCGGTAGCAGTTTGAGCCGTTTGAGCTCTGACCTGGACAAGAGGGGGCCGTGCGCGGCAGGACAGGGGATCGTGGCCGAGGGAGCCCGCAGAGGGAAGGCCCGCAGCTGGCGCAGCACAGGTCTGCTCCAGGCTCTGCAAGAGGGCGAGGGTGCACCCTGGTGGCCACAGGGAGGCGACTGGGGGGTGTTCAGGCCATACTGTGCGTCCCCTGTAGGCCTGCAGCCCAGCCTGGTCCCGTTCTGACCTTCCCCTGGTTGACACCCTCCCGCTCCTGCTTCAAGACCTTTGCATGGCACACCCTCCCCCAGACTCACAGACTTCTTTCAGATCTTCAGTCAAGGTCGCCTTCTCAGAGGCCTTCCCTAGTCCCTTACATGGAGGTCCACAGCCCGCCCAGCAtctgctgtgctctctcctgTTTTATGTACTTGTTTTCCAGACTTGTTCCCACAGACAGTCTATTCTGGTTCCCACACTGGGCCGGAGGCCTCTACGACGGCCCCAACCATCCCTCCTCCCGTGTTCCAGCTTTCACGGATCGGCCCCTGAGTGTGGGCTGCGCTCAGTAACTTGCTTCCGGCCAGTAGAATGCTCCAGAAGTGGCGggctgtccttctccctctcggAGTTGCTCACCACGACGTGTGGCAGCTCTGGGGACACACCCACGTGGCAAAGGGACCAAGGCCTGGCCAGGGTTCGTGAGGGAGCTGCCACGCAGACCCCCTCCCAGGGGAGCCTTCCGAGGGGCAGTGTCCGCCAGTGGACAGCAGCATCCTGAGAACTCGTGGGCCAGAGGCCCCAGAACACCAGGACCAGGTTCCCAACCCTCAGAAACTGGGGGGATGATatatgcttgtttgttttaggCCACTgaatttgggggtaatttgttattcAGCAGTAGGCCACGAATGCATTTGTCTCTCCTGTCTATTGGCCAGTTCCCCCAGAGGTCCACAGGGCAGGCCTTTCTGTCTGTTTCTCCTGCCACAGCATTGCCAGAGCTCAGACGCTGCTTGGCACAGAGATATTCAGTAAAGATTGTGGAGGGAGGAGTGCAGAGTGGGTGTatgcggggtgtgggggggctaCCACGGATTTATGTGTGCAGAGCCTGTGTTGAGCACCACGAGAGGCCGCTGAGCACTGTaggggtggaggctgggggaCAGGAAGAACAGCAGAGGGCTGCTGAGTCCCTCTGGGCAGAGCTGAAGGACACTGGGCCGGGGGCtcggagagcagggggagagagttCAGGGCGAGGGAAGGAGGGATCACGGCTGAAAGCAGGTGGTGAGTGTGGAAACAGCATTCCCTGAGACCGCTGGGCGGGGGCGGGTTTGGGGAGGGGCCGCTGCTTTGCTCTATGAACCGGGATGGAGATGCGGAGGCTGCCGTGGGCCCTGCCTCTAGCGGGGGACCATCCTCAAGGGTATGAGCGTGCAGTCCCCAGCCCCGAGGACCGCTCGAAACATCAGCCCCTCCAGGCACAGTGCTTGGGGCCTGGACAATGTTTCCAGGAAGAACGGGGCAGGCTGAATGACGGCCGGTCAGGGTCAGCTTCCGTGGGGAAGGGGCTTGTGCGGTTGTGGGTAGGGGTCTTGAGATGGGAGAGTTTCCTGGCACATGTGAATGCAGTCCCAGGTGTCctgaagagagaggcagagggaggtttCACCAACAAGAGGAGAAGGCAGTGTGGTCAAGGGGCCAGAGGCCCCGTGTGATGCAGCTACCATCTGGGGCCGGTGGCCGCCACCTAGAGGTGGAACAGGCAAGAAGGCCTTAGTGGGGGTGTGGCCCTGCCCACCCTGCGATCTTGGCCCAGGGAACCTgattctggcctccagaaccacgaGAAGGTAAATGTTaggttttaagccaccaagtttgtgatcATTTGTCACAGGATCCCCAGGGAACTAGTTCAAGACCAGGAGCAGGGATTCGTTGCAAAACGTGAAAAGAAAACCGAAaaatctaagttttaaaaattacacaaatatCTGGACAACGTGCTGGATCTTCAGCCCCTCAGGCCTCCTGCAGGGCTGAATGAACTAGGAGGGCAAGGACGCGGCTAAGGAAGGCTCCAGCCACAGTGCCGGGGGCAGGGCAGCCAGGGCTTGGGGTCCCAGAGGCCTAAGGAGGGGCACGCAGGGCGGCATCTGAACAGAAGATTCCAGCAGAGCAGAGTGAGCCGACCCAGCGGAGAGCGGGGGAGACGCCCCAGGCAGGAGCCGCATGCATCTCGGCTCTGTGACCCCCTCGGGGCCAGCTTGTTCCAGGGACACAAGCTGGTCAGCAGGGctgaaggaaggagggtgggtggtggggtcaGAGGAGGGCCGGTCAGGGACGGCCTTCTTGGCCAGCTGGGGACTTCGGCCTCTCCTATCAGTGAGATCTGGGTCTTCTGGGCAGAGAACCGGCTGCGGGCTGCCCCCGTGCGGGGTGAGCCTTCCGAGGGGCCGTGCAGGGCAAGGCAGTGAGCCCCAGGCCGGTCTGCAGGTGcccggcagggggcaggggggacggacggacagacggatggaCGGACAGTCCTCCTGGGATCCAGAGGCCCCGTGGGGCTGCCCCGCCCCAGAGCAGAGCCTCTCTCCGAGGAAAGGGTGTCCAGAAGGTCACGAGGGGCAAtttgcctctccccactccaGATCCTTCCCAGGAGAACTTCCCACACTACCCCCCAGGAGAGCAAGCACCCCACCTCTCCACTTCAAACCCTTGTGTTGCTGCCCTAGCGTCCTCCACCCCTTCTTCTCCTGTCCCCATGGAAGCCAAGTGACAACTGACCAGCCCACCGACCGGCTGATGTGTCTCCCGGAGCTGCGACAGCATCTCCCAGCGGACGTCCCTTAGGTGGCCAGATGGCACCTTGCCCAAGAGTCGGGAGGac
It encodes:
- the CLIC3 gene encoding chloride intracellular channel protein 3 is translated as MAETAKLQLFVKASEDGESVGPCPSCQRLFMLLLLKGVPFTLTTVDTRRSLDVLKDFAPGSQLPILLYDGDAKTDTLQIEEFLEETLGPPEFPSLAPRYGESSTAGNDVFHRFSAFIKNPVPTQDDALYQMLLRALTKLDGYLRTPLGHERAREPQLRESRRRFLDGDELTLADCSLLPKLHIVDTVCTHFRGAPIPAELRGVRRYLDSARQVKEFKYTCPSSAEILAAYRMAVRPR
- the PAXX gene encoding protein PAXX, which encodes MVPPLSPPLCTLPPGPGPPRFVCFCEGEGEDGDPGAFNLYVTDAAELWSTCFTADSLAALKARFGLSAAEDITSRFRAACEQRALTFVLQEDRASLTLSGGPSALDFALSKVPGPEAASRLQALTLRLADQVCTLRRQLAAAEVTAASPRKSPCVVGPQLFLPDVDAQRGGPGLGVRRRCPGESLINPGFKSKKPAGGVDFESP